The following are from one region of the Mesorhizobium sp. B2-8-5 genome:
- a CDS encoding ABC transporter permease has protein sequence MTAIRRFLPGWLSSYAVLYLLFLYLPVIFLPIFSINTAATPKFPLSGVTLHWYEDLPRTPALIDATWNSLIVGASAAILSTVLGILAARSITRYRYPGRRAINGLIMAPLVLPEVIVAISMLLVMLQLGLSLSLFTVVLGHVLVCIPYSMTVLTSGFEGFDRSLEEASADLGESAFGTFRRVTLPMVAPAIISSLLVCFTISLDEFIIAFFLTGTEATLPIYIWGQLRFAAKLPGVLALGTLLLFASFLLMTIAEILRRRAARRTQNEGGLYA, from the coding sequence ATGACGGCGATAAGACGTTTCCTACCCGGCTGGCTCTCGAGTTACGCCGTTCTCTATCTGCTTTTCCTTTATCTGCCGGTGATCTTCCTGCCGATCTTCTCGATCAATACGGCAGCGACGCCGAAATTCCCGCTCTCGGGCGTCACGCTGCACTGGTACGAGGACCTGCCGCGCACGCCGGCACTGATCGACGCCACCTGGAACAGCCTGATCGTCGGCGCATCCGCCGCGATCCTGTCGACGGTGCTGGGCATCCTCGCCGCCCGCTCGATCACCCGCTACCGTTACCCGGGCCGCCGCGCCATCAATGGGCTGATCATGGCGCCGCTGGTGCTGCCGGAGGTAATCGTCGCCATCTCCATGCTGCTGGTCATGCTGCAACTCGGCTTGAGCCTGTCGCTGTTCACCGTCGTGCTCGGCCATGTGCTGGTCTGCATTCCCTATTCGATGACCGTGCTGACCTCCGGCTTCGAAGGTTTCGACCGCAGCCTGGAGGAGGCTTCGGCCGATCTCGGCGAGAGCGCCTTCGGGACCTTCCGGCGCGTGACGCTGCCGATGGTCGCGCCAGCGATCATCTCCAGCCTGCTCGTCTGCTTCACCATCTCGCTCGACGAGTTCATCATCGCCTTTTTCCTCACCGGCACCGAGGCGACGCTGCCGATCTACATCTGGGGCCAGCTGCGTTTCGCGGCCAAGCTTCCCGGCGTGCTGGCGCTCGGCACCTTGCTGCTCTTTGCGTCCTTCCTGCTGATGACGATTGCCGAAATCCTGCGCCGCCGTGCGGCGAGGCGCACCCAGAATGAGGGAGGCCTCTATGCTTGA
- a CDS encoding phytoene desaturase family protein, with protein MKAWDAIVIGGGHNGLVNACYLQRAGLDVLVVEKKDWVGGAATSRELTPGFLYSNCSYVCSLFRPEIMRDLELPRFGLQVISYEGGAVFTRDGDYLANYRDHDAHRREFARFSKRDAEAYDRYSRDVTRQCRFIQPLLMRTAPDPTSFRPRDLGELLYLGKKFAGLSAEEMALTLRFWTMSISDFLDEYFETDVIKANFALSGIIGTALGPMSPGTAYVLLHHYMGEVDGSVGAWGYARGGMGAVTKALAASFKASGGTIRTGAEVDHVLIRNGKAKGVVLAGGEEIFGKLVISNADVKRTFLKLVEEKELPDIFLRRVKNFKIRGSSGKVNIALDSLPEFPALPKDSPVYRADMHFTDSIERMERAYDDWKAGRWSADPFLDMMIPTTLDPTMAPPGKHFMSCFVQYAPPKIDGRDWTDADRDGFAESVIAQIAEYSPGFRDRIVHMEVRTPREIEAEVGLTEGNIFQGELTFDQLLFNRPVPGYAQYRSPVGGLYMCGSSTHPGGGVMGAPGRNAAAEILRDLAKPTLHMSPAHDVI; from the coding sequence ATGAAGGCATGGGACGCGATCGTCATCGGCGGCGGCCACAACGGGCTGGTCAACGCCTGCTATCTGCAGCGCGCCGGCCTGGATGTGCTGGTGGTCGAGAAGAAAGACTGGGTCGGTGGCGCGGCCACCAGCCGCGAGCTGACGCCGGGCTTCCTCTATTCGAACTGCTCCTATGTCTGCTCGCTGTTCAGGCCCGAGATCATGCGCGATCTCGAGCTGCCGCGCTTCGGCCTGCAGGTAATCTCCTATGAAGGCGGCGCGGTGTTCACGCGCGACGGCGACTATCTCGCCAATTACCGCGACCACGACGCGCATCGCCGCGAGTTCGCCCGTTTCTCGAAGCGCGATGCCGAGGCCTATGACCGCTATTCGCGCGACGTCACAAGGCAGTGCCGCTTCATCCAGCCGCTCTTGATGCGCACCGCGCCCGACCCGACCAGCTTCAGGCCGCGCGATCTCGGCGAACTGCTCTATCTGGGGAAGAAATTCGCCGGTCTCTCGGCCGAGGAAATGGCGCTGACCCTGCGCTTCTGGACGATGTCGATCTCGGACTTCCTCGACGAGTATTTCGAGACCGACGTCATCAAGGCGAACTTCGCGCTTTCCGGCATCATCGGCACGGCGCTCGGCCCGATGTCGCCCGGCACGGCCTATGTGTTGCTCCACCACTATATGGGCGAGGTCGACGGCTCGGTCGGCGCCTGGGGCTATGCGCGCGGCGGCATGGGCGCCGTCACCAAGGCGCTGGCCGCCTCCTTCAAGGCCAGCGGCGGCACCATCCGCACCGGCGCCGAGGTCGACCACGTGTTGATCAGGAACGGCAAGGCGAAGGGCGTGGTGCTCGCCGGCGGCGAGGAGATTTTTGGTAAGCTCGTCATCTCCAATGCCGACGTCAAGCGCACCTTCCTGAAGCTGGTCGAGGAAAAGGAACTGCCCGACATCTTCCTGCGCCGCGTCAAGAATTTCAAAATCCGCGGCTCCTCCGGCAAGGTCAACATCGCGCTGGATTCGCTGCCCGAATTCCCGGCTCTGCCGAAGGACTCGCCGGTCTATCGCGCCGACATGCATTTCACCGATTCCATCGAGCGCATGGAACGCGCCTATGACGACTGGAAGGCCGGGCGCTGGTCGGCCGATCCCTTCCTCGACATGATGATCCCAACCACGCTCGACCCGACCATGGCGCCGCCCGGCAAGCACTTCATGAGTTGCTTCGTGCAATACGCGCCACCCAAGATAGACGGCCGCGACTGGACCGACGCCGACCGCGACGGTTTCGCCGAGAGCGTGATTGCGCAGATCGCCGAATATTCGCCCGGCTTCCGCGACCGCATCGTCCACATGGAAGTGCGCACGCCGCGCGAGATCGAGGCCGAGGTCGGCCTCACCGAAGGCAACATTTTTCAGGGCGAACTCACCTTCGACCAGTTGCTGTTCAATCGCCCGGTGCCGGGCTACGCGCAATACCGCTCGCCGGTCGGCGGGCTCTATATGTGCGGCTCCTCCACTCATCCCGGCGGCGGCGTCATGGGAGCGCCCGGACGCAACGCCGCCGCCGAGATCCTGCGCGATCTC
- a CDS encoding extracellular solute-binding protein, producing MKTMLRRFALAAVVTVGAGTAFALAEGGGDLVVFDWSGYEDPLLHPAYAAKHGAEPTFSFFGDEDEAFEKMRAGFKADIAHPCSQSVVKWREVGLLKPLDTSKITGWKDLNPGIMAMKDLATTADGKAWFMPFDWGNTSLLYRTDKVTADEAQSLKIFADPKFKGRVTIGDNVDDAYALASLVIGLKDWTKMTDEQFKQASAFLRDVHKNIRFYWTDDTDLNQAFTGNEVDLVWGWNETYVTLKGQDLPIAMNRDTKEGISTWVCGYVLLKDAPGKPDQAYDFLSAVNAPDVSEYMVKTFGYGHGNSAGMAAMDHKLLTDRGFDNLDKFLDKTLLQQPVAPDLKQRMVAEFEKIKAGY from the coding sequence ATGAAAACCATGCTTCGCCGCTTTGCCTTGGCTGCCGTCGTCACCGTCGGCGCGGGTACTGCCTTTGCGCTTGCCGAAGGCGGCGGCGACCTCGTCGTCTTCGACTGGTCCGGCTACGAGGACCCGCTGCTGCACCCGGCCTACGCCGCCAAACACGGCGCCGAGCCGACCTTCTCCTTCTTCGGCGACGAGGACGAGGCCTTCGAGAAGATGCGCGCCGGCTTCAAGGCCGATATCGCGCATCCCTGCTCGCAAAGCGTGGTGAAATGGCGCGAGGTCGGGTTGCTGAAACCGCTCGACACCTCGAAGATCACCGGCTGGAAGGACCTCAATCCAGGCATCATGGCGATGAAGGATCTGGCCACCACCGCTGACGGCAAGGCCTGGTTCATGCCTTTCGACTGGGGCAATACCTCATTGCTCTATCGCACCGACAAGGTGACCGCCGACGAGGCGCAGTCGCTGAAGATCTTCGCCGATCCGAAATTCAAGGGCCGCGTCACCATCGGCGACAATGTCGACGACGCCTATGCGCTGGCGAGCCTGGTCATCGGCCTGAAGGACTGGACCAAGATGACGGATGAGCAGTTCAAACAGGCCTCCGCCTTCCTGCGCGACGTGCACAAGAACATCCGCTTCTACTGGACCGACGACACCGACCTCAACCAGGCCTTCACGGGCAATGAAGTCGACCTGGTCTGGGGCTGGAACGAGACCTATGTGACGCTGAAAGGCCAGGATCTGCCGATCGCCATGAACCGCGACACCAAGGAAGGCATCTCGACCTGGGTGTGCGGCTATGTGCTGCTCAAGGATGCGCCGGGCAAGCCCGACCAGGCCTATGATTTCCTGAGCGCCGTCAACGCGCCGGACGTTTCGGAGTATATGGTGAAAACCTTCGGCTACGGTCACGGCAACAGCGCGGGCATGGCGGCGATGGACCATAAGCTGCTCACCGACCGCGGCTTCGACAATCTCGACAAATTCCTCGACAAGACGCTGCTCCAGCAGCCGGTTGCGCCGGATTTGAAGCAGCGCATGGTCGCCGAGTTCGAGAAGATCAAGGCCGGCTATTGA
- a CDS encoding flavin monoamine oxidase family protein: protein MSSIIERTDVVIVGAGFTGLSAALDFQRAGVDFLVLEARDRVGGRVEAVRNGLGELIDSGGQFLCQDMPELMALAKARGKTFVETYIEGEFITHPWMSVEEAERTYQVAMAIRERMNRIEPDDPSIAGLTVATWLERQKDTTDAKAAFRSMIEGLWCLALDKVPLWYLIDNDRRITNEVFELQYFLRETMQSLADDLAADLGDRLRLGEAATRIERARQGVRVVSTGGAIEARTALVALPPATAAKLDFTPALPAALASALGVWESGAVIKILVRYASPFWRERDLCGMVMWRDQPGLFACDASTDADHAALIVFVGGPLALRWHPLGAAALQAEVVARLVEALGPRAADVVDFSARDWTHDRWSGGAYSDLIVDVTARHAERAILAGAPPVYFAASEVSPSFPGYVEGAIVAGRIAAGKIQSAIATSASGS from the coding sequence TTGAGCAGCATCATCGAAAGAACCGACGTCGTCATCGTCGGCGCCGGCTTCACCGGCCTGTCCGCCGCGCTCGACTTTCAGCGCGCCGGCGTCGATTTCCTTGTGCTGGAGGCGCGCGACCGCGTCGGTGGCAGGGTGGAGGCTGTCCGCAATGGGCTCGGCGAACTGATCGACAGCGGCGGCCAGTTCCTGTGCCAGGACATGCCTGAGCTGATGGCGCTGGCCAAGGCGCGCGGCAAGACTTTCGTCGAGACCTATATCGAAGGCGAGTTCATCACCCATCCGTGGATGTCGGTCGAGGAGGCCGAGCGGACCTACCAGGTCGCGATGGCGATCCGCGAGCGCATGAACAGGATCGAGCCGGACGATCCGTCGATCGCAGGGCTGACGGTCGCGACATGGCTCGAGCGCCAGAAAGACACGACCGACGCCAAGGCAGCCTTCCGTTCGATGATCGAAGGCCTGTGGTGCCTGGCGCTGGACAAGGTGCCGCTGTGGTACCTGATCGACAATGATCGCCGCATCACCAACGAAGTATTCGAGCTGCAGTATTTCCTGCGCGAGACGATGCAGTCGCTGGCCGACGATTTGGCGGCGGATCTTGGTGATCGGCTGCGGCTGGGCGAAGCCGCGACGCGGATCGAGCGTGCGCGGCAAGGCGTTCGCGTCGTCTCGACCGGAGGCGCTATAGAGGCGCGCACGGCGCTGGTCGCCCTGCCGCCTGCGACGGCCGCGAAGCTCGACTTCACACCTGCCCTGCCGGCTGCGCTCGCAAGCGCGCTCGGCGTCTGGGAAAGCGGCGCGGTGATCAAGATCCTGGTGCGCTATGCCAGCCCATTCTGGCGTGAGCGGGACCTGTGCGGCATGGTCATGTGGCGCGACCAGCCGGGGCTGTTCGCCTGCGACGCCAGCACGGATGCCGACCATGCCGCGCTTATCGTCTTCGTCGGCGGGCCACTGGCGCTGCGCTGGCACCCGCTCGGCGCGGCGGCATTGCAGGCGGAAGTCGTTGCAAGGCTTGTCGAGGCGCTCGGCCCGCGAGCCGCCGACGTCGTCGATTTCAGCGCGCGCGACTGGACGCATGACCGGTGGAGCGGCGGCGCCTATAGCGACCTCATCGTCGACGTGACCGCGCGGCATGCCGAACGAGCAATTCTCGCGGGCGCGCCGCCCGTCTATTTCGCCGCTTCGGAAGTGTCGCCGTCTTTCCCGGGCTATGTCGAAGGGGCGATCGTCGCCGGCCGCATCGCGGCCGGCAAGATTCAGTCGGCCATCGCCACCAGCGCCTCGGGGTCGTAG
- a CDS encoding ABC transporter ATP-binding protein, producing MIEIRDVTRSYGAFKALDNASLTIREGEFFSLLGPSGCGKTTLLRMIAGFDTPTSGSIAVDGQPMDGIPANRRPTNMVFQSYAIFPHLNVEQNVAYGLRRLRLDAGEEKRRVEEALAQVSLTGLGKRRATELSGGQRQRVALARALVMRPKVLLLDEPLSALDKKLREQMQVELRRLQQAVGITFVLVTHDQYEALAMSDRIAVMFGGKIAQVASPKEIYQRPVNRQVADFLGGMNFVKAEIVEENGTSMVLDTLGFGRVKIDKPRAFVRNGGAATLGIRPERLRVLWDTATAKFEVAGKVVERHYFGEITHLIVEIPGLEKPLSVTETNDFGADDIPVGAPIRLAYDPEALVAMAD from the coding sequence ATGATCGAGATCCGCGACGTCACGCGCAGCTACGGCGCCTTCAAGGCGCTGGACAATGCCTCGCTGACGATCAGGGAGGGCGAATTCTTCTCGCTGCTCGGGCCTTCCGGCTGCGGCAAGACCACGCTCTTGCGCATGATCGCCGGTTTCGACACGCCGACCAGCGGCTCCATCGCCGTCGACGGCCAGCCGATGGACGGCATCCCCGCCAACCGCCGGCCGACCAACATGGTCTTCCAGAGCTACGCGATCTTCCCGCATCTCAATGTCGAGCAGAATGTCGCCTATGGGCTGAGACGGCTGAGGCTCGACGCCGGCGAGGAGAAGCGCCGCGTCGAGGAAGCATTGGCGCAGGTGTCGCTGACCGGCCTCGGCAAGCGCCGCGCCACCGAGCTTTCCGGCGGCCAGCGCCAGCGCGTCGCACTCGCCCGCGCGCTGGTCATGCGGCCGAAAGTGCTGCTGCTCGACGAACCGCTTTCGGCGCTGGACAAGAAGCTGCGCGAGCAGATGCAGGTCGAATTGCGCCGCCTGCAGCAGGCGGTCGGCATCACCTTCGTGCTGGTCACGCACGACCAGTACGAGGCCCTGGCGATGTCGGATCGCATCGCCGTGATGTTCGGCGGCAAGATCGCGCAGGTCGCCTCGCCGAAGGAGATCTATCAGCGCCCGGTCAATCGCCAAGTGGCCGACTTCCTCGGCGGCATGAACTTCGTCAAGGCCGAGATCGTCGAGGAAAACGGGACTTCAATGGTGCTCGACACGTTGGGCTTCGGCCGCGTCAAGATCGACAAGCCGAGGGCTTTCGTGCGCAATGGCGGCGCGGCCACGCTTGGCATCCGGCCGGAGCGGCTGCGTGTTTTGTGGGACACCGCGACGGCAAAGTTCGAGGTCGCGGGCAAGGTGGTGGAGCGCCACTATTTCGGCGAGATCACGCATCTGATCGTCGAGATACCGGGGCTGGAGAAGCCGCTCTCGGTAACCGAGACCAACGATTTCGGCGCCGACGACATTCCGGTCGGCGCGCCGATCCGCCTCGCCTACGACCCCGAGGCGCTGGTGGCGATGGCCGACTGA
- a CDS encoding ABC transporter permease, producing MTAAAEGSPPLRMAGSRRSPLLQSEAVQGFALISPTFVYALILLVLPILVVIAHSFWTQNYLTIDHTFTLENYRIALTEPIYRDLLWRSLYISLTVSLLTVALAYPIAYFISFHGGRHKSLWLFLITIPFWTSYLLRVMSWKVILGYNGVLNSGLMGLGIIQEPSDALLYNSTAVIITLTHAWATFAILPIFVSLEKVDRTLVEAATDLGDGPLRSFLRVTLPLSAPGVISAALIVMIPTVGDYVTPKLVGGKDGVMIANAIQAQFGKASNWPLGAALSVTTMIIVSLMAGATVLVFRALQRLAR from the coding sequence ATGACAGCGGCTGCGGAAGGGTCGCCCCCGCTGCGCATGGCGGGATCGAGACGAAGTCCCCTTCTGCAATCGGAAGCCGTCCAGGGCTTTGCCCTGATCAGTCCGACCTTCGTTTATGCCCTTATTCTTCTGGTCCTGCCGATCCTGGTCGTCATCGCGCATTCCTTCTGGACGCAGAACTATCTCACCATCGACCACACATTCACGCTGGAGAATTACCGGATCGCGCTGACCGAGCCGATCTACCGCGACCTGCTCTGGCGCTCGCTCTACATCTCGCTGACCGTCAGCCTGCTGACCGTGGCCCTTGCCTACCCGATCGCCTATTTCATTTCCTTCCATGGCGGCCGCCACAAGAGCCTGTGGCTGTTCCTCATAACCATCCCGTTCTGGACCAGCTACCTGCTGCGCGTGATGTCGTGGAAAGTGATCCTCGGCTATAACGGCGTGCTCAACTCCGGCCTGATGGGCCTCGGCATCATCCAAGAGCCATCGGACGCGCTGCTCTACAATTCCACCGCCGTCATCATCACGCTGACCCATGCCTGGGCGACCTTCGCCATCCTGCCGATCTTCGTTTCGCTGGAGAAGGTCGACCGGACCCTGGTCGAAGCGGCGACCGACCTCGGCGACGGGCCGCTGCGCTCCTTCCTGCGCGTCACCTTGCCGCTGTCGGCGCCCGGCGTCATCTCGGCGGCGCTGATCGTCATGATCCCGACCGTTGGCGACTACGTCACGCCGAAGCTGGTCGGCGGCAAGGACGGCGTGATGATCGCCAATGCAATCCAGGCGCAGTTCGGCAAGGCGTCGAACTGGCCGCTGGGTGCCGCGCTCTCCGTCACCACCATGATCATCGTCTCGCTGATGGCCGGCGCCACCGTGCTGGTCTTCCGCGCCCTGCAGAGGCTGGCACGATGA
- the betI gene encoding transcriptional regulator BetI: MLEIVTPMKTAEASDALPETTRKGDAEKRGRKASKEVRQLQLIEATIDSLAKRGYAETTMADVADGAGLSRGIVNFHFESKEKLLIATLQHMYDEYSAHWRTALQKAGDDPARQLQQLVWADFDRSICNKRKLAAWLAFWGEAKSRPTYQALSSSRDNYYQQVFIDLCTTLKQSGGYAYDPQVIALALSAMLEGLWLRLMMGTEDTTRETALQSANAFLAAAFPKHYG; this comes from the coding sequence ATGCTGGAGATCGTCACACCCATGAAGACTGCAGAGGCGAGCGACGCTCTCCCCGAAACGACGCGCAAGGGCGATGCCGAAAAGCGCGGCCGCAAGGCCTCGAAAGAGGTCAGGCAGCTGCAGCTGATCGAGGCGACGATCGATTCGCTGGCCAAGCGCGGCTATGCCGAAACGACGATGGCCGACGTGGCCGACGGCGCGGGCCTGTCGCGCGGCATCGTCAACTTCCATTTCGAGAGCAAGGAAAAGCTGCTGATCGCCACGCTGCAGCACATGTATGACGAGTATTCGGCGCATTGGCGCACGGCCTTGCAGAAGGCGGGCGACGATCCGGCCAGGCAACTGCAGCAGCTGGTATGGGCCGATTTCGATCGCTCGATCTGCAACAAGCGCAAGCTCGCCGCCTGGCTCGCCTTCTGGGGCGAGGCCAAATCGCGGCCGACCTACCAGGCGCTGAGCAGCTCGCGTGACAATTACTACCAGCAGGTCTTCATCGATCTCTGCACGACGCTCAAACAGAGCGGCGGCTATGCCTATGACCCTCAGGTCATCGCCCTGGCGCTCAGCGCCATGCTCGAAGGCCTGTGGCTGCGGCTGATGATGGGGACGGAGGACACGACGCGCGAGACGGCCTTGCAGTCGGCGAATGCATTTTTGGCCGCCGCTTTCCCGAAACATTACGGTTAG
- a CDS encoding ABC transporter substrate-binding protein, translated as MKKLSRRLTLTLALGGALAASAAAFAVAADKDLIVFDWSGYEDPSFHGKYVEKNGDSPTFAFFGDEDEAFEKIRSGFKSDLGHPCSQSVVKWREAGLLQPLDTSKIAGWKDLNPGIMAMKDLATTSDGKAWFMPWDWGNTQLTYNSDKIAEKDVQSLKAFADPKYKGKVSIGDNVDDAYALASLAIGLKDWTKMTDDQFKQASDFLRQVHKNVRSYWTDTTDIVQLLSGGEVDLAWAWNDAAVQSQAAGVPIKSKKDTDEGISTWVCGYVLFKDAPGNIDKAYDYLNAVNDPEVAKVLVKDWGYGQANAKGMAGVDPAILKEKGYDDVGKFVDKTLFQSPVPSALKLKMIAEFEKIKAGY; from the coding sequence ATGAAGAAACTCAGCCGACGCCTGACATTGACATTGGCGCTTGGCGGCGCGCTCGCGGCCTCCGCGGCAGCGTTCGCCGTCGCCGCCGACAAGGACCTGATCGTGTTCGACTGGTCCGGCTACGAGGATCCGAGCTTCCATGGCAAATATGTCGAGAAGAACGGCGACTCGCCGACCTTCGCCTTCTTCGGCGACGAGGACGAGGCGTTCGAAAAGATCCGCTCCGGCTTCAAGTCCGATCTCGGGCATCCCTGCTCGCAGAGCGTGGTGAAGTGGCGCGAGGCGGGCCTGCTGCAGCCGCTCGACACGTCCAAGATCGCAGGCTGGAAGGATCTCAACCCCGGGATCATGGCGATGAAGGACCTTGCCACGACGTCCGACGGCAAGGCCTGGTTCATGCCATGGGACTGGGGCAATACCCAACTCACCTACAATTCCGACAAGATCGCCGAAAAGGACGTGCAGTCGCTGAAGGCCTTCGCCGATCCGAAATACAAGGGCAAGGTTTCGATCGGCGACAATGTCGACGACGCCTACGCGCTGGCCAGCCTCGCCATCGGGCTCAAGGACTGGACCAAGATGACGGACGACCAGTTCAAGCAGGCGTCCGACTTCCTGCGCCAGGTGCACAAGAATGTGCGCTCCTACTGGACCGACACAACCGACATCGTGCAGCTGCTCTCCGGCGGCGAAGTCGATCTCGCCTGGGCCTGGAACGACGCGGCGGTGCAGTCGCAGGCCGCCGGCGTGCCGATCAAGTCCAAGAAGGACACCGACGAAGGCATCTCGACCTGGGTGTGCGGCTATGTGCTGTTCAAGGACGCGCCCGGCAACATCGACAAGGCCTATGACTACCTCAACGCCGTCAACGATCCGGAAGTCGCCAAGGTGCTGGTCAAGGATTGGGGCTACGGCCAAGCCAATGCCAAGGGCATGGCCGGCGTCGACCCGGCGATCCTGAAGGAAAAGGGCTATGACGACGTGGGAAAATTCGTCGACAAGACGCTGTTCCAGTCGCCGGTGCCGTCCGCGCTCAAGCTCAAGATGATCGCCGAGTTCGAGAAGATCAAAGCCGGCTATTGA
- a CDS encoding aminotransferase gives MAAQSKIKASELIEPGDEDAVELAKRHLVQPWPYAGSVGNEARALIAEGDGIYITDGSGKRLIDGPAGMWCINVGHRREELAKVMYDQAMALSYNTPWYTMNAPSAELAWRIADAAPGDLSHTLFTTGGSSAVETALRFMQFYNNVRGRPEKKLILSRGGAYHGSTYLSASLNGRPRDRDWMDGADELVVKLSSPDPFRRPKGMSIAAFTDFLVDQFRDTVARVGADRIGAFVGEPVQASGGVIVPPDGYLKRIREICRENDILYVSDEVVTGFGRLGHVFASGDVFGIDPDMITFAKGVTSGYFPLGGVIISERLLEELRRSNHPDALFGHGLTYTSHPIGCAVALKNLDLLEEGVLAHTREIAPYFQARLKTLEELPLVGEVRGLGLMGCVECVADRESKDPLQLDKDVGKRIDAHCHELGLLVRPLINMCVMSPPLIISREQVDDMVGILREGISRTMDDLRKEGVWRG, from the coding sequence ATGGCGGCTCAAAGCAAGATCAAGGCAAGCGAACTCATCGAGCCCGGCGATGAGGACGCGGTCGAGCTCGCCAAGCGCCATCTCGTGCAGCCCTGGCCTTATGCCGGCTCGGTCGGCAACGAAGCTCGCGCGCTGATCGCCGAGGGCGACGGCATCTACATCACCGACGGCTCCGGCAAGCGCCTGATCGACGGCCCGGCCGGCATGTGGTGCATCAATGTCGGCCATCGCCGCGAGGAACTGGCCAAGGTCATGTACGACCAAGCGATGGCGCTCTCCTACAACACGCCCTGGTACACGATGAACGCGCCCTCGGCCGAGCTTGCCTGGCGCATCGCCGATGCGGCGCCTGGCGACCTCAGCCACACCCTCTTCACCACCGGCGGCTCTTCGGCGGTGGAGACGGCGCTGCGCTTCATGCAGTTCTACAACAATGTGCGCGGACGGCCGGAGAAGAAGCTCATCCTCAGCCGCGGCGGCGCCTATCACGGCTCGACCTATCTGTCGGCCTCGCTCAACGGCCGCCCGCGCGACCGCGACTGGATGGACGGCGCCGACGAACTGGTGGTCAAGCTGTCCTCGCCCGATCCGTTCCGGCGCCCGAAAGGCATGAGCATTGCCGCCTTCACCGATTTCCTGGTCGACCAGTTCCGCGACACCGTCGCGCGTGTCGGCGCCGACCGGATCGGTGCCTTTGTCGGCGAACCGGTGCAGGCTTCCGGAGGCGTCATCGTGCCGCCGGATGGGTATCTGAAACGCATCCGCGAGATCTGCCGCGAGAACGATATCCTCTATGTCTCGGACGAGGTGGTGACCGGCTTCGGGCGACTCGGCCATGTCTTTGCCTCCGGCGACGTGTTCGGCATCGACCCGGACATGATCACCTTCGCCAAGGGCGTCACATCGGGCTATTTCCCGCTCGGCGGCGTCATCATCTCCGAGCGGCTGCTGGAAGAGCTGCGTCGTTCCAACCATCCGGATGCGCTGTTCGGCCACGGGCTCACCTACACCAGTCATCCGATCGGTTGCGCGGTGGCGCTGAAGAATCTCGACCTGCTGGAAGAGGGCGTGCTCGCCCATACGCGCGAGATCGCGCCCTATTTCCAGGCGCGGCTGAAGACGCTGGAAGAGCTGCCGCTGGTCGGCGAGGTGCGCGGCCTCGGCCTGATGGGTTGCGTCGAATGCGTCGCGGACCGCGAGAGCAAGGATCCGCTGCAGCTCGACAAGGATGTGGGAAAGCGTATCGACGCCCACTGCCACGAGCTTGGCCTCCTGGTGCGGCCGCTGATCAACATGTGCGTGATGTCGCCGCCGCTGATCATCAGCCGCGAGCAGGTCGACGACATGGTCGGCATCCTGCGCGAAGGCATTTCGCGGACCATGGATGATTTGCGGAAAGAGGGCGTGTGGCGGGGGTGA
- a CDS encoding class I SAM-dependent methyltransferase, with translation MIETADAEPEYDDTAIRFLEALWGEGYLSPGGPEEVDRVVEGLSLQGKTILDVGCGAGGITLHLAATHGAARATGFDVEKPVIETARRGAARQGLEDRVGFVQAPPGPLPFADASFDVVFSKDALLHVPDKDALFAEIFRVLKLGGVFAASNWMIGHDGEPSPQMKAYVAAEGLSFAMASPARYAEAMRRAGFTDIAVRDRNPWYREVAREELARLKGPLYAQAAAAVGAAYVDKNIKTWEAMQKVLDSGEHRPTHLRGWKPVG, from the coding sequence ATGATCGAAACGGCTGACGCCGAGCCGGAATATGACGACACCGCCATTCGCTTCCTCGAAGCGCTGTGGGGCGAGGGCTACCTGTCGCCCGGCGGTCCCGAAGAGGTCGACCGCGTGGTCGAAGGCTTGTCGCTCCAGGGCAAGACGATCCTCGATGTCGGTTGCGGCGCCGGCGGCATCACGCTGCATCTGGCGGCAACGCACGGCGCGGCTCGGGCCACCGGCTTCGACGTCGAAAAGCCGGTGATCGAGACGGCAAGGCGAGGGGCGGCCCGGCAAGGTCTCGAAGACCGTGTCGGCTTCGTCCAAGCGCCGCCGGGGCCGCTGCCTTTCGCGGACGCTTCCTTCGACGTCGTCTTCTCCAAGGACGCGCTGCTGCATGTGCCGGACAAGGACGCGCTATTCGCCGAAATTTTTCGCGTGCTGAAGCTCGGCGGGGTGTTTGCCGCGTCGAACTGGATGATCGGGCATGACGGCGAGCCGTCGCCTCAGATGAAGGCTTATGTCGCGGCCGAGGGGCTCTCCTTCGCCATGGCCTCGCCGGCACGCTATGCCGAAGCGATGCGGCGCGCCGGCTTTACCGACATCGCCGTCCGCGACCGCAATCCATGGTACCGCGAGGTCGCGCGGGAAGAACTGGCGCGCCTCAAGGGACCCCTCTACGCGCAGGCCGCCGCGGCGGTTGGCGCGGCCTATGTCGACAAGAACATCAAGACCTGGGAGGCGATGCAGAAGGTGCTTGACAGTGGCGAGCACCGCCCCACTCATCTGCGCGGTTGGAAGCCGGTCGGATAG